atgaaaaaattcatgtaaatataggttatatatattgtaaataataaaatttaaaagaatattttaaaaagtttttttatcttttaattatttaaatcaaatttttttttattacacattaaaaaaatataatttttttaatgaaaatatagagtatatatacaaaagagcttcaaatttcatattgaaaagatattatgttatccatttaagttaaaatatttaaatcaaaatattttttatcttacattgaaaaaacatgatttttttcttgggagcataaagtatatatactaatgggttttttaaatcctatattaaaaaaacataatttttttcatggaaacatagagtgtgtctatatatatatataaaagtgtttcaaatctcacattaaaaagatacgatgttattcttttaagtttaattatttaaaccagaaggttttttatctcacattaaaaaaaacatgattttttttcttggaaacataaagcatatatactaatgggttttaaatcccacattgaaaaaacataatttttttcatgagaacataaagtatatatacgaaagggtttcaaatcccacattgaaaagatattatattatctttttaagttgaaatatttaaaccaaaatgtttttttattctacattgaaaaaacacgatttttttcttgggaacatagagtatatatataaaatgtgttatcttttcaagttaaattatttaaaccaaaaagtttttcacattgaaaaaatatgacttttttcttgggaacatagagtatatatattaatggatttcaaatcccacatttgaaaaaaaaaaaattgggtctCGCCCGGGTCATTAGTCGACCCGCCGAGTCGCCCCGGTTTGGCCGGGCTGTTTCCACAACCagtcttttattaaacccggaccggtccTACCACCAGGTCCTGGGTTGACCTGCCgagccgggtttaataacactgCTTAAGAAACCTCAAgcaatgataaagaaaaaaaaacttagtagCCCAAAAACACTATTTTTAGAAATAACTAGTTGATTGATTAAATGACttagaaattttttgatattattatttaactcgataaaatagtttaaatttaaaaaaatttgattcttttttagctcgggttttaaattaaattgtgtaaaagttgttttaatatgaatttattgACAGGTAggtatataaaacaaatagaatagAATAGTTCTATCCTAGCAAACTTGCAAAATTTATAACTTgggttataaattttaaattgatttttttaaattttattgtataataaaaacatgaaaattgattcattgttaatttaaaaataattaataaaattaaataaaaatttaatattaaagagtgacattaaaacaaaaaaccctaaaaactaaATGGCTAACTAAAAGAGTCATGGAcatgtcattttaaaaaaagtaaaaattaatattaaaggatgaaattaaaagaaaaaaaataaaggagtaattaaaaaaataacagctaagtcattaaaaaaagaggtgaaaaatattaaaaaataaaattaaataataatatcatattaaaaaatgtaattgaaaaataataataataaaaagaaggcaaataaaacctgaaaagtcaataaaaatacatgttggACCTATTACAACAAGCCTCATGTGGGGAGGGTCACTGGCCTAGGccagtattattttttataaggttcgGTCAtcggccttttttttttttaataaataaatagacaaCTTAACACCtatcttttgaaagaaaatattactgCATGGTGAAATAAAAACCCACGATCTCTGGCCACTCACCTACGTGCTTACCAACTAATCTACTCCAAAAAGtttatcaaaatgattaaaaaacttatattaaactaatttattatttatataaataattaaaccaaCTCCATgccttttaattatagttattaaacctgaaTTAAAAGTTAACTTGATCAATTAAATGGGTTTGGGTCACATAAGTTGACCCGagttaacttgaaaaaatttaaaacaatattcaagattttaatatcttatatgaaaaaattaaaaaaaaacaacaactcaTGTAAATGTATActatatataaagtaaataatGTGTTAAAATAGTGGTTTTagtttaaaggataaaaacaaattattaaaaccatagttatcaagatttatttaaagataatgttcttaaaaaaagaaaaaaagttgagttATCTAGGTTTAGCCAGGGGTGtgcaaaaaaaccgaaaaaccgaataaactgaaaaaaccgagaaaaaattaaccgaaaaaaccaaaccgaaaaaaaaaatcgattaaaccgattagaatagttaggaaaaatcccggttcggttcggtttttcgGTTTTGTAATGCAGGAACCGGTTAACCCGGACCGGACCGAaccggttaaaaaaaatatataaatagaaaaattattctcTCCTCTCACTCTTTCTCTCCAACCCTAGCCCCCTCTCACTTTTTCTCTCCATCCCCCTCCCAGCAGCCCCCTCCCCTCCCCCTCCCACTCTTTCTCTCCATCCCCCTTCCCCTCTCGGCCTCTCCCTTGCAGCagccccctctccctctccctcccgtTGAATACAGAACtggtttgatttttgattttttttatatataaaacatgggttttgtttttagcttctggattttcttttaattgcagggaagataagatttatttgtataagaagatttgagattttgattttaaaaaatcgggttttgatttttggcatttgggtatttgaaaaatataggaaaaaccatgtttattttgcaagaaattttgggttttgatttatAGCAGAGTTTTGGATTTGGAATGAAATCAATGGTGttgatttttgggttttaattcgTTTGTGACTTTGTGTATAGGTTGTCtcggttttttgaaataaaaaaccaaactggACCGGACCGAAACCtgtcggtttgactcggtttcagttcggtttcgttttttttttttcaaaaaaaaagagagaaccggtttgatttttttttttcagttcaaaaccaaactgaaccgaAAATACTCACCCCTAGATTTAGGTTTTGTTGGGTGAATTATAGATTAACTTATTGCGTCACTTGAGTTTGACTGAATCAATATCTtaaacatgtcaaaaataaacttaatcCATGCTAATAAACTCTGAGTTAGCGGGTCATCGGGAACTTGAGAACTATGATTTGATAAACAATTAgactaaattaattattttaggatcctaattcatgcaaaaaaaaaaaaaaaatactaacttcaTTTTTCTTGTGTAGAAAATGTGCAGCTAGTATTGAATCCATAGGAATAGGACGGCACCATAGAAGAAAAAATGCAGCATTGCATCTCTTATTGCCAAATTCTTGAGTAATTAAAGCTGAAATCTCTTAATGCTACagtcatcatcttcttctcaaATTCTAAGCACTATATATGCCAGCAATGCCCAAATAAACCAGCTGAAGTCTTATTGAAGCTGTAAGCCTGATCATGATGATCTACAATTCTACAAATTACCCTATCCAAGTTCAGTGGCGGTTCCCATGGCTAACCTGGTTTTATTTCCcctttgttttaatatatttcctaaTTTCCATTTAGTTTTCCAATTTCCCGATcacaaactaataaaaaatcacaatgaaTTTTCAAACAACTTGTAATCCAtgacaagttaattttaaagtaattatttaaaacaaaaaataatctagaataagatttttttttgtgtgatttttgtttgcattgttgtttttatttcccCTATCTCATATTTTTAAGATTGTTAATatttccaataaaaatattgacttgaaaaataattaaggttGTTTAACTCGATGAGGGCTATGACTAAATCACAAAATAGATAGATTACCCAATTTGACTTGTGCACATTAACAATGTCATCGAaccattctttttataaataaaacattgcaCCACTATTTTGATGATATTAGTACATATATAGAAGCTTCAATTTTATTAAGCACatttcaaactttaaatttgCAATTCTTGTTGTTAAAAACCACGCTaataattgttacttatttttttatataaaaaaagattttattaaaaaaaaaaaaaaccagtttaaAGCTAATTCTTTATGGTGAATGATCTTATACTATGGCTGGCTAACTAATGTATGATCCAGCAATCAGAATGCCGTTACAAATGCCTTTGTTCGCTCACAGTGAAAACAATCAACTACTAATGTGCGTGTGTTTATAATTGTGACATTGTTAAGCAAACAAGCAGCAGAGCAAGGTTATGCTGATAGGTTACGAATTGCATGCGACAAAGGCACCCACCAGGGTTCTTGATCTGTGATGTCGGCAAGGCAGACAAGGACATCTCTGCAAGATTTAGGTAGGAGCTGTTGGAACAAGAACTTGAGAACAAGCTGCATATACGGATATAAATTAAGAACAGGTAAGGTTTAGTTCTTTCTTGAGTAGTTGAACATTTACAAGGGGCACAAAGAACCAAGGATGACACGGAAGAAGATGATGGCCATGGAGCTGCGATGTTGTAGGTCAAGTCACATGCATAGCTGAACCCCGTCGATTTGTCCAATATAACATCGGCAGGCAAGCTTCGAAGTAGACACAATACAATTAAACggcaaagaaaaattattattgttattattaaatagTTGATTCCTTTTCGGAACTGTTGCCCAGATTATCAAAAACAGGAGCTGGCTGtgtgaaattttcaaaaacaaacttaaTCAATTGGATGCTgtgtaaattattattgttattactgaATGCTAGACATGTAAAAAGGCTTATGTGTAAGTAACTGAGAAGAGATGCTTgcatgtttgattttgttaatgAGGAAATGAACCGTGGTATTGACAGACACGCCATGAGTAAACACAAGTAAGAAATGTGGTGGCACGTGATTTGACGTACGGTCAACTCCTTCGCACCACTACAAAACGAACCCTTCAAGAGATGGAGGTATCATGCAACACACAAACACTAGAAGTGATTGATTGAGAGCTAGCTAGTAATACAGAAATCGTGCATGGAGATGATCAGCAAGAAGGTTAGTGGTTCGATGCTGCTGCTAGTGGCCTTCACATTTATGGCTGCCTTTGCTCATTCCACCCTAGCCATGCGGCTGATTCCACCACTTTCAAACATTATGTATGCCCAAGGCGAAGCTAATTGCATCGATAAAGGTGGGTTTTGCATGTTTAACCCTATGAGCTGTTGCGGTTCTATGGGATGCTTATATCCAATGGGGATATGCTTTTGATGATCAACGTCCTATCAACTTTTAGCTAATGTGTAATAAAGTCATGTGTATCATGACCAATGCTCGTTATTTTCTgttttgatgttgttgttgaaaGGGCTGTGAGAGGTTTGGGGAAGAAGACAATAAAATGGATAAGATCGGTTGTGTTCCTCGTAcatattttgttcttgttttatcagctatgatttttattttcttacaatacTTTCTGCTTGCATAAAATAGGAACTTTAGACTGCGTTTGGTGGTGCGTTTTAACCTGCGTTtcgttaaattttgaaaatttttttttttactaaaattgagttcggtttgtactttttagatcattttgatgtgctgatgtcaaaaatgatttttaaaaaataaaaaaacatcattggcatgtatttcggcacgaaaagctatttaaaaagcaaccgctaccacactaccaaacacgctcgcATAGCTACTGGTCCctaatgatttgttttattacctgtgatttttttaatagtttgtgATCGGGAAATTGGAAAACTAAAGGGAAATTAGGAAATATATTAATACAAAAGGGAAATAAAACCAGGTTAGCCATGGGAACGCAGTGAACTTAGATAGGGTACGTTGTAGAATTGTAGATCATCTTCTCACTGTGAAGTCACCACTACCGATATCATCCACCGCCGCTGACAGCGTCCCAATCAAAGCCAAACGCAGGAACCATGGTGCACATCACCGAACTTCCTCCACATCCCTCCAACACCTTTCAAACAAAAACTCACCAAAAGCACCTAGACTCCCAACAACAATCTCAAACACAGAGCTCTGTCAACTCTTTCCAATTTGTAGTGCACGTCTTCTATGAAGGATTCCCGAGCTGGGTGGATGGAAAAACCCTCAAAACTTATTTCATGAAGATGGGTAAGATTCAAAGGTTGTTCATATCTAGAAAACGCACGAAAGCAGTAAAACGGTTTGGTTTCGTAACAATTGCGTCCAATTTCTCCGATAAGGTTCTCACTGAATGCATGAATGACCTAAGGTACGGGCAATATAACCTGAAGGCAAATACTGCAAGACActttaagaaatatatgaaaataactGAGAAGAACACTACTAGAAAAAGGGCCAATTAGCAtctgaatttagcaacggataactccgttgctaaattcagcAACAGATTTGCAACGgattacatatatattaatattttaatatcagcaacAGATTTTAGTaacggaaaatccgttgctgattaaaaaaataattatttaaattataatataaaaccaaaattacgAGCATCGTTGATTACATTTACAAGGATGAAATCTGAGCCGTTTATTTATCGCTGGCTTTGGTAAATCTCACTTGCACTCTCCCCCCACACCGAAATGCAAATTAACAGAGACCAAATGAACAAAACCAACAGATGCAAATTAATGATCTTCCACTCTTCCAGTCTCCTTCATCCCTAACAACACCGATCCATAACTGTAGAAAAATCACCCTCTCTTCAtcgatttgtttttcctttatccCAAACATTTCATCTTCTTCGCGTCTTCAGCggtgctaattttttttcttcatcttcttctccttcatctgAACAAATCGAACCAGACCCATCATTAATATCACCATCGAACATGCTGATTTAAGGTTTCTCCTTGTAAACAGGTTGGGTGTTTCACGGTTTTCTTCAATAGTTCAGGTAAGTAAttaagggtttttgtttttgtttgttgcaaTTTAACTTGCACTAACAATTTTTCACCAACTTTCCCAATCTTAGGTTTTTTTCTGTCCTGTAGAACAATCTCGGTCACCTGTAACTCAAGAACAcaagtaacttttttttttcaatgctttGAATAATGGTTTTAGGCTATTAATTCGATAATATAGGGGTTTAGAAATGTTTTTACCATGATCTAGAACCTAATTATGCATGTGTAATTGATAATTTATCAAAACCCCCAATTCAATTTTTAGGGTTACggttcataaattttttgatgtcCCAGTAGTTGAGCTATAATAATTTTTGCTTCCCTTTGGTTTCTTTTTGCCAGTAGATAGTTGTTTTCCCCCATGAGATACGTTCATATCATTGTGTAAATGGGAtgcttttttctcttcaaactACTGTTTTGTAAGATCCAATGCTCTATCTCCACATTTTCTCATCTCCTCAGGCATATAATAATTGTCTTTAAACAAAGCAAGGCTTTTATCACCTTTACTCCCATTTTCTCTCGGGTCACAGCctaatgttttattttcctgAACTTTTCCAGTCAAAGTAGCTTTTGCACTCGGTTCATGAATCTTGCAAGTTTGTTGGCTAAATAATTCCTTCTTTGCCCCTCTCAAATTGGCTCTGAATATTATACCCTGTTGTAACTTGCTACCCTGTTGCTTCAACTTTTTACATTGTAATGTTCTACTTCTATAATTTTGAAGTGTTACAGCAGCGTATGGATGTTGTTAAAATGTAGAGAGTCTAGCAACTGGTTAACCTGTGatgcattttcttcttctgtagCAGTCcaagtgtttctttttttcttttttttttcttgctgtgatttgattatttttattctattttttattgacacAATTATTATACACATCCAGAACAAGAGGTGGGCTTTTGTTTTTGAAGCATCTCCAGTTCCATAGACTGTGCCAGCTTATACACTGACCTCTTGTTTCCCTACATGGTCACGAGTTCAAGGTCTgttctagctagctagctagctaataGAAGTATATTTAGCTAATTATTAGCACGCTGTCATTAACATAATTTCCAATTAATGATGGTTCTATTGCAGCTTTCGGGGACTTTTAGAGACTTCTCGTGGTATAAGAACAGGAGTAGACCTGTTCAAATGAGTCCTACATGTTGGGCTACTGGGGTTGGAAGTGCGTCTGATGAGAGTTTTTTGAAGGGAAGTGAAAATGGGTCTCTGTTGGGAGCTTTTGATGAGTCTGCTTCTGCACCATTTGTGACACTTGAAGCTGAAATTACTCCTGAAACCATTGATTTCTTCGTCAGTGATGCAGAGGGCGATCCTGACTGCCCAACCGAAGGGTACTCTTCAATTGAGCAGGCACTCCATACTTTACGTGAGGGATAGGTAAATCTTCTCTCCGTCATTCTATATTTGCGGACTATTTTCTGCTTACTTCTGTAGAACTTTGATGATCGATCTCCTTTAGTTTTTCTACTTTGAAGTcagcaaaaacaattataccTGCCGTGTGCGCTCGAGAAATAATGCAGAAAAAAGACCAGAATTATGACCGCAATAAAATTTCCATTATGATCTAACCATAAATAATCATGGGTTAAATGTTAACCATGACTGCAAATCTTTCAGTTTGTAATTGTTGTAGACGATGAAAATAGGGATATTGAAGGAAACCTTATCATGGCAGCATCTCTTGCAAGTCCTCAGCAGGTGTCATTTCTGATTAAGAATGGATCAGTAATTGTTTCGGTAGGCATGAAAGAGGAGGATCTTGAAAGACTTAAGCTTCCTCTGATGTCGCCAGAGACAGAGAACGAAGATTCATCTGCCCCCACGTTCACAGTCACTGTGGTATGTTTTAATTCTTAGATCTTAATAGATATCCATTTCACTCCTGTGTATATAATCCTACTAAAGAAAAGTTCTTTGTAATCCTATAAGTCATTAAAATCTGTTAAACATGTTTGATTAACTATCATTTTCCCCTGCTTTTCAGGATGCAAAATCTGGAACATGTACTGGAGTATCAGCATCAGACAGGGCTAAGACTGTTCTTGCTCTTTCTTCTCCTGAGACCAAGCCTGAAGATTTTAGAAGGCCAGGCCATGTGTTTCCACTCAAGTATCGCAACGGTGGGGTTTTAAGAAGAGCTGGCCCATACAGAGGCTTCTATAGATTTGGTGATGTGGGCTGGATTGCCACCAGTTTCTGTTCTTTTCGGCAATTTATTGATCCAGAAGACGGTTCTATAGcaagaaaaatagattatttttattctattttttattaatgacacaattatttttaatattaaattatgttgGTTGCATATATtccataacttttaaaatatccataaataattaaataaataaattaattaaaattcattttaataaataaataataattaatttaataaaaaataatataatcaccAACAGAGAATCAGATTCTCTGTTGGTGATTGTGAATCAGCAACGGAGAATCCGTTGCTGATTCACAAAATTAGCAACGGATTTATCCGTTGCTAAACTGAGCAACAGATAATCCGTTGTTAGTTTTGCAACGGATAATCCGTTGCTAACTCttagcaacggataatccgttgctgccaaatcagcaacggataaatccgttgctaaaaaaTCAGCAACGACAAATCTGCATCCGATTTTTGTCGTTGCTGATTCCGTTGCTAAAacaatttagcaacggattttagTGTTATTTGCAACGGAGTAGTCCGTTGCTAATTAATCCATTTTTTTGTAGTGGAAGCTGCTGGGAAAGACAAAACACAAAGCCAAACAATCTGTCCCAAAAAAGGAACAAGACAGTAGAAGTTATAAGGAGGTCCTGAGTCCGAGCAAAACAGATCATGTTTATGAACCAAAGCAATCTGGAGACACCGGCTCACAATCTTGTGTTGAAGAGGTTCGCTACAATATCAGTACTGGTGACAGTTTATGGCTAATTAACTATAAAAGTCCCGTTGGGACTCTTCTGGACGACGTTGATTGCATGGAAATTAGTTACCTTCATACTCATTTTTGTCATAATAAAGAGGAATGAGTAAAACAATGTTatctttttattcaacttttattaTTTGTGGCAATGGAGACAAGAATCGGaatcattaatttgtttttatttatttatttattgtactTTCACTTGTTTTTAATCATCATTATTGAATACATATTATATGATAtagcaaaaaatattattgaattttgttatatatttcaTCTCGGATTTGGATTCACGtcaatcatttaatatttgtagTATTCAATGCCAACACACGCTCTGGTATTATTATAACTATAAGtttctattaaaatttattttaaattcttggATAAGAAtacatgataaagaaaattataaaatattattggaagAAAGTATagtaaaatatcataatttcatagaaaagtTTCAGCATTTATTGAAACTATCACTTTGATCATGTTTCGACGTGTGCCAATTATCCTAAAAATAGTTGGTTTAGTTGTCGTTGTCGcgaatattagattttttaaaacatatattcatagcaaaataataaatttaattttttttaaaataatttataaaattttgttagataaatttaaagtttttaggATTTATACAAAATTACATGAagtttagatgtttttttttgttttaaataattattttaagattgaGTTGTCGTGAACTACAAGTCATCTAAGTGCTTGATTTATAATGGTAATTCATACGAACCacaagtaaaaattttctaaaaaaatctcataaatcatttaaaaaaaaagaaattgttaaaaGTTAGTATAAACAAAGGTGttgttaaaaaattcaaaatgaatttaacaTCCCCGCAattgtatttttcttgtaattttgatGAATTACTATTATTTATCTCATCTTGAAAagtaagatataaaaatataaaaattacattttttataacCTAAATTTTTGATTAATCAACATATCAACCTATCCTATCATGTCGTAtgcataaattatattttcgtATATATGTTTCTTACCTCATTGACAAAGAGCTTGTGCTAAAAATGTATATCTTTAACTAGACCGACCGCTAGAAGTTAAAAGGTTGCCCACGAGATCAAATAAGCACCTTACTTTAATTGGTTATGACATCATACTTACAAACTTGAGCTTGTtgtatttagtttatttatttatttatttccttttctataTATGTCATCCTTGCCCTCAATTTcacactcaaattttttttttaccggttatataaattatttttttatcggtcaagttaaataaatcatattaaaagaaattctaCATGTTTAATTCTAAACCTAAGCTAGGCAAAATGTAAgagaattttttcttcaatcttgtcttcttttttttttatcatttatttggattgtttttaGATCAGTCAAGTCAACTATGTTAGGTTAAAGTAAATCtcatacatttaattttaaaacaagctAAACAAGGATTCGAGTCGGAaggttttttttccattcaactttgtcatcaaactttttttaacggtcattcaagttatttttggaCCGACAAGTAGATTAGGGCATGTAAAGAAACTCCTATATGgcttaattttaaatctagtcCAGGCAAGGAgtcatatcaaaaaaaatttctttctttcaattgtctttttttctcaattttgtcctcaccttttttttaatggtcatTGGGTTGTTTTTGAACCTGCTAATTTGACCAAGCCATATCAAGATAACTCTCacatagttaattttaaatcgGGCTATGCAAGGAGTCAGATCataagatttttttcatttaattgtatttttttttctcaattccttcctcaaactttttttaactatcatttaagttgtttttagatttttaaagttAACTGGGTCATGTTGGGGCAATTCTTATACAGTCTAATTTTAAACTAAAGCTGGATAAGGAGTCAGGTATGAAGGTTTTCAGAGCTGATATGTTGGACCAAATTTAATGATAATGCCAAATAATTCTTGAtgacctaaatattttttattacgttcaaaaataaattttaatctaaCCCATAATATTACGCAAGCCTATTAACTAATTTCATTCGAAGGAGTTTCAGGACTTGTTAAATTGGTTTTAAAATAGGTTTTATGACCTGTTGTATTTTGCATTGGTTCTTGATTTCTTTTGGTGATTTAAGctctaaaaatacattttacaaCTTGTTTTcaatatctaaaattatttataaacactCTATAAATCTTAccaaattcattttcaatataaaaaatagcctATAGAGTCTCTCTAAAagtcaaaactaaataaataatttttttaaaaatcctaatctacttttttttacaagattaaAGTACAACACTAAACTATTCTTGAAAGACAAACtcattaacattaatattaattttttttatgtttcaaaaatgttGTCATTCGAacactttctttctctttaatattttgtagcAACTTTTTCTTTCATCTCTTAACATCCAATaactaaaacatataaaataaaatttatgatcaaAATGTGAAATTCTAAAGCAATAAGAACCAAATAATAGGCAGATTGAAACTTTATGgaacaaattgaaattttatgtgACCAATATATGAATGGGGGGAtgtttagtttgtttttgttaaacgTGGTTAttcttcttttagtttcttttttagttACCTAAAATAACTTCAAAGAATGaact
This DNA window, taken from Populus alba chromosome 17, ASM523922v2, whole genome shotgun sequence, encodes the following:
- the LOC118027856 gene encoding monofunctional riboflavin biosynthesis protein RIBA 3, chloroplastic-like is translated as MAASLASPQQVSFLIKNGSVIVSVGMKEEDLERLKLPLMSPETENEDSSAPTFTVTVDAKSGTCTGVSASDRAKTVLALSSPETKPEDFRRPGHVFPLKYRNGGVLRRAGPYRGFYRFGDVGWIATSFCSFRQFIDPEDGSIARKIDYFYSIFY